The genomic window CAGGCCGTGAGGAGCATCAGCAACGAGGAGGGTTCGGGCACCGCGGTCGCAGTGACGGTGTATGAGACGCTGGTGCCCTCGGCGGAATCGATGAGGTTGAAGTCCGGATCCGTCGCGACGATCGAGGGTATCGTGAAGATGCCCGCTCCTGACGAGCCGGGAGGCATCTGAGCTGTAACTTGAAAGCTGAATAGTGTCCCATTCGTCGTGATAGGCGAACTCGAGCCGACCAGGATCGAGAAGGTCCCATTCGCCTGGCCGGGGCCGGCTGCGCTGACGAAGCTACTCGGGTCGGAAACAACTCCGCCGGCTGTGACGTTGAAAGGCGTCCCCAGGAGGGAGGCATCGAAGTCGATCTCGGCGGAAAGGTTGCCGATCGCCGGCGTCATGGGATCGATCCCGGAAAGCATGACGTCGAAGGTGGTCGTCTGGCCCGGCTGCAGCATGACCTGCGAGGCGGACGGGGCGCTCGCAGAGACTACGGACAGAATCACGCCGGCCGAGCAAGCAGACGGGATCGAGGCGAACAGCGAGCAGGAAAGAATGACCCGAAATCCTGATTTCATGTTCAATTTCCACATAAGATTCTCTACCAACCTCCATGCGCACTCTATCGCGGAGAGACGCCCGTCGACGTCGTGATACCAACTCAGACAAGTTAACGCCTGTATCGAGGGGCCGCAATCCGAACACTGAAGAGCGTTTTCGAACTTCCCGCGGAAGATGGCCACATCGCAACGACATGTTTACCGAACGCAACACTGGACGGGGTGCTTCACCACCGAGCCGGGGTCCCGCTCGGTGGTGAGGCTTGAGGGATGCCTCAGCGCTTGCGTCCACGGCGATGGACCGCCCCCGGGGAATCGACCTCCACCGGCGACACGCTCCCGTACCAGGCGAGCAAGACGTCGATGGAAGCGGGGCTGAGCGGGTCACGGACCGCTTCGGCTTGCTCGCCGGGGGCCCGGTCGGAGCCGGGCGGGCTCTTCAGCGACGTCCTGGGCATCTCGCCCTTGCCGATGAGCAGATCAATGGCATCGGCGAGGAGAGGGGTGGCCTTGCGATTAGTCCGGGCCGACGCTCGAGCCACAGCTCGCGGCCCATTTCCCGGGCTAACCCGGCGAGACCGAACGGCGACCAGACTATCTCGGGCGGGGGCAGGGCCGGCTGAGTGGACGATCGCGGGGCGAGACTTGTGGCTCGGACGCGGCCCGGCCGGGATGGGCCTCGACTCCAGCGTGACGGGCGCCGCCGGGACCGTCGGCGACGTTGAATTGATCACGGCTACCGCCCCGGACGTCGAAGTCGGGTCCCACGAGCCGACCGCCGACTGCAGGGTAGAGGCCGCGGTGACGGCAGGCGGGACGGCGAAGCCGGGCTGGGCCACGGCACCGGGTGGCAGTCGTCGGACGCCGGGGGTGAGGAACGTGCCCATCAGGTCACTCTCCGGGTCGTCCTCCAGGCCGAGTTCGTGGCCGAGTTCGTGGGCGACGACGGTGAGCAGATCCATTCGGTCCCACGCGGCACTCCCCTCCGCGGCGGTGGCCCCGCCGGCGGGGCCACCGATGTTGAAGACGGCGCGGTCCGCAGCCTCGGTGTCGATGAACCAGCCGTAGCCGTCCGCCGTCGGATCGATGTAAACCGTGCCCGGGGCGGACAGCCCGAGGTAGGCGCCGGGCAGGTCGACGATACGGAACACGACTCGGTTCAGGCTTGCCAGTTGGGCCCCGTCCATCCCCGCGGCCGCCCAGAGCTCGATCGCCGCGCTGACCACGGGGGCCAGCTCCTCAGAGGTCAACGTCGCGGCCGGTGGTGAGCCGGCCGCGGCCGCCC from Aquisphaera giovannonii includes these protein-coding regions:
- a CDS encoding PEP-CTERM sorting domain-containing protein (PEP-CTERM proteins occur, often in large numbers, in the proteomes of bacteria that also encode an exosortase, a predicted intramembrane cysteine proteinase. The presence of a PEP-CTERM domain at a protein's C-terminus predicts cleavage within the sorting domain, followed by covalent anchoring to some some component of the (usually Gram-negative) cell surface. Many PEP-CTERM proteins exhibit an unusual sequence composition that includes large numbers of potential glycosylation sites. Expression of one such protein has been shown restore the ability of a bacterium to form floc, a type of biofilm.) — translated: MKSGFRVILSCSLFASIPSACSAGVILSVVSASAPSASQVMLQPGQTTTFDVMLSGIDPMTPAIGNLSAEIDFDASLLGTPFNVTAGGVVSDPSSFVSAAGPGQANGTFSILVGSSSPITTNGTLFSFQVTAQMPPGSSGAGIFTIPSIVATDPDFNLIDSAEGTSVSYTVTATAVPEPSSLLMLLTACGFGLRRVHRARSHRLAGTSA